Proteins encoded within one genomic window of Oceanispirochaeta sp.:
- a CDS encoding NADH-ubiquinone oxidoreductase-F iron-sulfur binding region domain-containing protein, producing the protein MHHKFKSAGDMEEYRKQILNDAPSIDKIIRICTGGGCIASGAMDIRKRLDELLGEEEMNWIIKETGCMGPCAHGPVLAVGDTIYRALSPGDLPQIIESHLHKGQKVESLLLTPSSEKEENGGDTFFKNQEKIVLRNCGIVDPLSIDDALSRHAYEALGSVLKSSSDPESIIQNLKDSGLKGRGGAGFPTWKKWEMTRKAPGLEKVVVCNSDEGDPGAFMDRSILEGDPHCLIEGMALAAYTVKASRGFVYVRAEYPLAVSRMEKAIEQARFCGLLGPSILGSSFSFDLEIRMGSGAFVCGEETALLMSIEGKRGEPRSRPPFPAEKGLWGMPTLLNNVETFANVSAILLDGPRVLSRLGTEKSKGTKIFALAGSVNNTGLVEVPIGTPLGDLIFDTGGGIKEGRNFKSAQIGGPSGGCIPKEYLNVSLDYEPLKELGAIMGSGGLIVMDDESCMVDVARFFIEFVQEESCGKCVPCRVGTKRMLEILERICGGEGKEGDIERLIELGHHIQETALCGLGQTAPNPVLSTIRHFRKEYEEHIRDHHCDAGVCPELVRAPCQSACPASVDIPGFVSLIGEGRMTEALKLHRERNPFAAVCARVCFHTCEDHCRRSGIDDSVSIRGIKRFMVDQEVVIQTPDCLENEENAQKKIAIVGAGPAGLSCAYFLARLGYKPDLYEASARPGGMLVQTIPAYRLPRETLAREIRMIEDLGAVIHTEKRMGHDFTLDSLKNEGFEAVFLAVGAPESLNMGLSGEEAAGIDQAVPFLREYNIKGSVKIGKKVVVIGGGNAAVDAARTALRLGADSVKIIYRRGKEAMPAYAEEIEEALEEGVTLDCMVQPLEFLKDGKGAVRAVRCIPMIAGEFDRSGRRRPKVSEKSEQIFEADQVIIAIGQRLDMGVLFGTQRPELNASGFLKADPLTGETSFPGVFSGGDAVEGPSSVVSGIAAGERAAVGIDLMLSGEDHAFWRWEQKIDTEFDPEADPLPDGRDKMPLVPAEKRKHSFDEVEQCWNEKTAVIQAHRCLRCDYGKKVRIREEANV; encoded by the coding sequence ATGCATCATAAATTTAAATCAGCAGGAGACATGGAGGAGTACAGAAAACAGATCCTCAATGATGCTCCGTCGATAGATAAAATCATCCGGATATGCACCGGAGGCGGGTGTATCGCTTCGGGAGCCATGGATATTAGAAAAAGGCTGGATGAACTCCTGGGTGAGGAAGAAATGAACTGGATCATCAAGGAAACCGGCTGCATGGGCCCCTGTGCCCACGGTCCGGTCCTGGCGGTGGGAGATACCATTTACAGAGCCCTCTCCCCGGGAGATCTGCCTCAGATCATAGAATCCCATCTGCATAAGGGACAGAAGGTTGAGTCACTTCTGCTGACCCCATCGTCGGAGAAAGAAGAGAATGGAGGGGATACTTTTTTTAAGAATCAGGAAAAGATAGTTCTGAGAAATTGCGGTATCGTCGATCCTCTGAGTATCGACGATGCACTGTCAAGACATGCTTATGAGGCACTTGGCAGTGTTCTGAAAAGCAGCAGTGATCCTGAAAGTATCATCCAGAACCTGAAAGACTCGGGTCTGAAGGGACGTGGGGGTGCTGGATTCCCAACCTGGAAGAAGTGGGAGATGACCCGGAAGGCTCCGGGCCTGGAAAAAGTTGTCGTATGCAACAGTGATGAGGGAGATCCAGGGGCCTTTATGGACAGGTCTATTCTGGAAGGCGATCCTCATTGTCTGATCGAAGGGATGGCTCTGGCAGCCTATACCGTCAAGGCCTCCCGGGGCTTTGTCTATGTGAGAGCTGAATACCCCCTGGCCGTGTCCCGGATGGAAAAAGCCATCGAACAGGCCCGTTTCTGCGGTCTCCTTGGACCTTCCATTCTGGGAAGCAGTTTTTCTTTTGATCTGGAAATAAGGATGGGTTCAGGAGCCTTTGTCTGCGGAGAGGAAACCGCACTGCTCATGTCTATAGAAGGAAAACGGGGAGAACCCCGTTCCAGGCCCCCCTTCCCCGCCGAAAAGGGTCTGTGGGGTATGCCCACCCTTCTGAATAATGTAGAAACCTTTGCCAATGTGTCGGCCATCCTCCTGGATGGACCCCGGGTTCTGTCCCGGCTGGGTACTGAAAAGAGCAAGGGCACAAAGATTTTTGCCCTTGCCGGGTCCGTGAATAATACGGGCCTGGTGGAGGTCCCCATCGGAACGCCCCTGGGTGATCTGATTTTCGACACCGGAGGGGGCATCAAGGAAGGCCGGAACTTCAAGTCGGCTCAGATCGGAGGCCCCTCGGGGGGATGCATACCCAAAGAGTATCTGAATGTCTCCCTGGATTATGAGCCCCTGAAGGAACTGGGGGCTATCATGGGTTCCGGAGGATTGATTGTCATGGATGATGAATCCTGCATGGTCGATGTGGCCCGGTTTTTCATCGAATTCGTACAGGAAGAGTCCTGCGGAAAGTGTGTACCCTGCCGTGTCGGAACCAAAAGGATGCTGGAAATCCTGGAGCGGATCTGCGGTGGTGAGGGCAAAGAAGGAGACATTGAACGGCTCATAGAGCTGGGACACCATATTCAGGAAACAGCTCTGTGCGGTCTGGGACAGACCGCGCCCAATCCGGTATTATCAACGATTCGACATTTCAGAAAGGAATATGAAGAGCATATCAGGGATCATCACTGCGATGCGGGGGTCTGCCCCGAACTGGTGAGAGCACCCTGTCAGAGTGCCTGTCCGGCCTCAGTGGATATACCGGGATTCGTGTCTCTCATTGGAGAAGGACGAATGACGGAAGCTCTGAAGCTGCACAGGGAAAGAAACCCCTTTGCAGCGGTCTGTGCCCGAGTCTGTTTTCACACCTGCGAAGACCACTGCCGCCGCTCCGGAATTGATGATTCCGTGTCCATCCGGGGAATCAAACGTTTTATGGTCGATCAGGAAGTTGTTATCCAGACCCCGGACTGCCTGGAAAATGAAGAGAACGCACAGAAGAAGATAGCCATTGTCGGGGCCGGTCCTGCCGGTTTGTCCTGCGCCTACTTCCTGGCCAGACTGGGATACAAACCCGACCTCTATGAGGCTTCTGCCAGACCCGGAGGGATGCTGGTTCAAACCATTCCGGCTTACCGGCTGCCCCGGGAAACACTGGCCAGGGAAATCAGAATGATAGAAGATCTGGGGGCGGTGATTCACACAGAGAAGAGGATGGGACATGATTTCACACTGGATTCACTTAAAAATGAGGGATTCGAGGCAGTCTTCCTTGCTGTGGGTGCACCGGAGAGTCTGAATATGGGCTTGTCGGGAGAAGAAGCAGCCGGCATTGATCAGGCCGTCCCTTTCCTCAGAGAATACAACATCAAAGGATCCGTAAAAATCGGTAAAAAAGTCGTTGTCATCGGCGGTGGAAATGCAGCGGTAGATGCGGCACGGACAGCCTTGCGGCTGGGAGCAGATTCGGTAAAAATCATCTACAGAAGAGGTAAAGAGGCCATGCCGGCCTATGCCGAAGAGATAGAAGAAGCCCTGGAAGAGGGTGTCACCCTGGACTGTATGGTTCAGCCTCTGGAATTCCTGAAAGACGGCAAAGGAGCTGTCCGCGCTGTACGGTGCATCCCCATGATTGCCGGAGAGTTTGACCGCAGCGGCCGGAGAAGGCCTAAAGTATCGGAAAAATCGGAACAGATTTTCGAGGCCGATCAGGTCATAATTGCCATCGGACAGAGACTGGATATGGGAGTTCTTTTCGGTACTCAACGACCCGAATTGAACGCCTCTGGATTCCTGAAAGCCGACCCTCTGACGGGAGAAACATCCTTCCCCGGAGTATTTTCGGGAGGTGATGCCGTGGAAGGCCCCTCAT